A part of Flavobacteriaceae bacterium GSB9 genomic DNA contains:
- a CDS encoding sugar kinase produces MAKKLITFGEVMMRLSPPGYSKFAQANSLELVYGGGEANVAISCAYLGMKAAHATRFPDNALGKAATQFLRKHWLSTEHVIYGDKMMGKYFLEKGAVHRPSEVIYERAGSAFSLIEPSMINWEDVLKDADWFHWTGITPAISEGAAMSCLEAIKTANKMGITVSGDINSRDNMWNYGKSMQDVMPNLVKNCDIVITSSRGIREMFGLCTSDDKFQTCAERLMDTFPRIQKVAKKTRRSISASHQQIQGKIWNGKEYIKAELLNITHVIDRVGTGDAFASGLIYGLLHYDDDLQALNFATAACALKHTVPGDVNLVSLENVIDLMEGDTSGAIKR; encoded by the coding sequence ATGGCAAAAAAACTAATCACATTTGGAGAAGTTATGATGCGTTTATCCCCACCGGGATACTCAAAATTTGCACAAGCCAATTCTTTAGAACTGGTTTACGGTGGCGGCGAGGCCAATGTAGCCATTTCGTGCGCTTATCTTGGCATGAAAGCAGCACATGCAACCCGATTCCCAGATAATGCTCTCGGAAAAGCAGCCACACAATTTTTACGCAAACACTGGCTTAGCACAGAGCATGTTATTTATGGTGACAAAATGATGGGTAAATATTTTCTTGAAAAAGGTGCAGTGCACCGGCCTAGTGAAGTTATTTACGAAAGAGCAGGCTCCGCGTTTTCTTTAATAGAACCTTCAATGATAAACTGGGAAGACGTGCTAAAAGATGCCGATTGGTTTCATTGGACAGGTATTACCCCTGCCATTTCTGAAGGAGCAGCGATGAGCTGTTTAGAAGCCATAAAAACCGCCAATAAAATGGGCATTACAGTATCTGGCGATATTAATTCTAGAGATAACATGTGGAACTACGGAAAATCCATGCAAGATGTTATGCCAAACCTAGTTAAAAATTGCGATATTGTAATTACAAGTAGCCGTGGAATTCGAGAGATGTTTGGGCTATGCACCTCAGATGACAAATTTCAAACTTGCGCTGAAAGATTAATGGATACCTTTCCTAGAATTCAAAAAGTAGCAAAAAAAACAAGAAGATCTATCAGTGCATCACACCAACAAATACAAGGAAAAATATGGAATGGCAAAGAGTATATTAAGGCTGAATTATTAAACATAACCCATGTAATCGACCGTGTAGGCACCGGAGACGCCTTTGCTTCTGGCCTTATTTATGGGTTGTTACATTATGATGATGATTTACAGGCCTTGAACTTTGCTACAGCGGCCTGCGCACTAAAACATACTGTTCCTGGAGATGTAAATTTAGTTTCACTAGAAAACGTAATTGACTTGATGGAAGGTGATACTTCGGGCGCAATAAAAAGGTAA
- a CDS encoding porin family protein — protein sequence MLKKLFYLSICLLTYFAHAQLSDSYEKGFVVKTNNDTLHGYIKTDDLKGLSTHVCFTINQQKEECTIYSTSDVKSFRTETGKIFDLLKVKINNNQIEISVFANLILEGKTALYKSVYKSSNFYIISKTNENFALQEDKLQTGDSKITRYNYYGILNLVTENMLTETNTKVSFKESDFIETVTKFNTLKGYESRDVRYKEKTIKYFIAMAGVGTGKYEQEFYYQAMYRIYNPKISRSISVNLGVNYFNYEYSKEGFSIEQSLISVPLQFQQNLLSKNIRPYLFVGPNFSYLNRDSSDNRLNLDKGFQKNFGVDFLYGIGLEIDLYKGLMLKSEYRHETFSHPILFGIGYNFSK from the coding sequence ATGTTAAAAAAATTATTCTACCTATCTATTTGCCTACTCACCTACTTTGCACACGCCCAACTAAGTGACTCATATGAAAAAGGATTTGTTGTAAAAACCAACAACGACACCCTTCACGGCTACATTAAAACAGATGACCTCAAAGGATTGTCTACCCATGTTTGCTTTACAATAAACCAGCAAAAGGAAGAATGCACTATTTACAGTACTTCTGATGTAAAATCATTTAGAACAGAAACAGGGAAGATATTCGATCTATTGAAAGTTAAAATAAACAACAACCAAATAGAAATTTCTGTTTTTGCCAACTTGATTCTAGAAGGTAAAACAGCATTATACAAAAGCGTTTATAAATCTTCTAACTTTTACATCATTTCTAAAACCAATGAAAATTTTGCTTTACAGGAAGACAAGCTGCAAACAGGGGATTCAAAAATCACTAGATATAATTACTATGGCATATTAAATTTAGTTACAGAAAATATGCTAACGGAAACAAATACTAAAGTTTCATTCAAAGAAAGTGATTTTATTGAAACCGTAACCAAATTCAATACACTAAAAGGTTATGAAAGTAGAGACGTTCGATATAAAGAAAAAACAATTAAATACTTTATCGCTATGGCTGGCGTAGGAACCGGAAAATACGAACAAGAATTCTATTACCAAGCCATGTACAGAATATACAACCCCAAAATAAGCCGTAGCATCTCGGTAAATTTAGGGGTTAATTATTTTAACTACGAATACTCCAAAGAGGGGTTTAGCATTGAACAATCGTTGATTTCCGTGCCTTTACAATTTCAACAAAATTTATTAAGCAAGAATATTCGCCCTTATTTGTTTGTTGGGCCAAACTTTAGTTACCTAAATAGAGATAGCAGCGACAATAGGCTTAATTTGGATAAAGGATTTCAAAAAAACTTTGGAGTAGATTTCTTATACGGTATAGGCTTAGAAATAGATCTTTATAAAGGCTTAATGCTAAAAAGTGAATACAGACATGAAACTTTCTCGCACCCCATTCTTTTTGGTATAGGCTATAATTTTTCGAAATGA
- a CDS encoding gamma carbonic anhydrase family protein, whose translation MPIIKSVNGATPQIPKNCFIAENATIVGYVSMGDQCSVWFNAVVRGDVNFIKIGNKVNIQDGAVIHCTYQKYGTTIGNNVSIGHNALVHGCTIKDNVLVGMGSIIMDGCVVESNSIIAAGAVVPQNTIVKAGSIYAGVPAKKIKDISEELISGEIDRIANNYITYSSWFKE comes from the coding sequence ATGCCAATAATAAAATCAGTAAACGGAGCCACACCGCAAATACCTAAAAATTGTTTTATTGCCGAAAACGCCACTATTGTAGGCTATGTTTCCATGGGAGACCAATGCAGCGTGTGGTTTAATGCCGTGGTTCGGGGCGATGTTAATTTTATAAAGATAGGCAACAAAGTAAACATTCAAGACGGTGCGGTAATACACTGCACGTATCAAAAATACGGCACCACCATTGGCAACAATGTATCTATTGGCCACAATGCTTTGGTTCATGGTTGTACAATAAAAGACAACGTTTTGGTGGGCATGGGCAGTATAATCATGGATGGTTGTGTGGTAGAAAGCAACAGCATCATTGCAGCAGGAGCCGTAGTACCGCAAAACACCATCGTTAAAGCCGGCAGTATTTATGCAGGTGTGCCCGCAAAAAAAATAAAAGACATAAGCGAAGAACTCATTTCGGGCGAAATAGACCGTATCGCCAACAACTACATTACATACTCTAGCTGGTTTAAAGAATAA
- a CDS encoding glycoside hydrolase family 28 protein: MRLSIALIILTITFSCKQAPPIGADYSQLSDIPTKEEVGHLVMPDTIAPVSVPFNMPNFKKPTFPDTNINLEDRLPENKSTLITNLVQNAIDSLTETGGGTVIIPKGEWYTGRISLKSNVNLHIEEGATLRFSTDIKDYLPVVFTRVESLEVMALGSCIYANGQENIAITGKGKLIGPFDGEIKERSYTQPIESLVDLSKPAEERIHDGSKEDWIFPPKFISPINCKNVYIEGVSLENTAFWNIVPTYCDNVIIRGVYVNSYGIPRGDGIDVESSKNVLIEYCTLNTGDDCFTMKSGRGEDGLKVNKPTENVVVRNCLAQKGHGGITCGSETAGTIKNLYVHDCVFEGTVVGIRFKTRRPRGGGGEHLYYDRIRMNLEATCIKWDMLGTPAYVGELAERLPAREINALTPFYRDISISNIIIENGTHFLKIYGIPESPLTNLTIDNVDANCSNLAIIHDAKNVTVKNSSIKTPDSVIDVLGSNNIRFEKVNFNINGAKLEKPSDILFQDCKIE; the protein is encoded by the coding sequence ATGAGACTTTCCATTGCATTGATTATCTTAACAATAACTTTTAGCTGCAAACAAGCTCCTCCCATTGGCGCCGATTACTCTCAATTAAGCGACATACCCACTAAAGAAGAGGTTGGCCACTTGGTTATGCCCGATACAATTGCCCCTGTTTCGGTGCCGTTTAACATGCCTAATTTCAAAAAGCCAACATTTCCTGATACCAACATAAATTTAGAAGACAGACTTCCGGAAAATAAAAGCACACTAATAACCAATTTGGTACAAAATGCCATAGATAGCCTTACAGAAACTGGTGGCGGAACAGTCATTATCCCTAAAGGCGAATGGTACACAGGACGTATTTCGCTAAAAAGCAACGTGAATTTACATATCGAAGAAGGTGCAACCCTGCGTTTTAGCACCGATATAAAAGATTACCTACCCGTTGTTTTTACCCGTGTTGAAAGTTTGGAAGTCATGGCGTTGGGTTCTTGTATTTATGCTAACGGACAAGAAAATATAGCCATTACCGGAAAAGGAAAATTGATTGGTCCGTTTGACGGCGAAATCAAAGAACGCTCGTACACCCAACCCATTGAAAGTTTAGTCGATTTATCGAAACCTGCCGAAGAACGTATTCACGATGGTTCTAAAGAAGATTGGATTTTCCCTCCTAAATTTATTTCACCCATAAATTGCAAAAATGTTTACATCGAAGGGGTTTCATTAGAAAACACAGCCTTTTGGAACATTGTACCTACGTACTGCGACAATGTTATTATTCGCGGCGTCTATGTAAATTCGTATGGTATTCCGCGTGGCGATGGTATTGATGTAGAATCTTCAAAAAATGTGCTTATCGAATACTGCACGCTAAATACGGGAGACGATTGTTTTACCATGAAATCGGGTCGTGGAGAAGACGGATTGAAAGTTAACAAACCCACCGAAAATGTGGTAGTTAGAAACTGTTTGGCCCAAAAAGGCCACGGCGGTATTACCTGCGGAAGCGAAACAGCAGGAACCATCAAAAATCTTTACGTTCACGATTGCGTGTTTGAAGGCACCGTAGTTGGTATTCGTTTTAAAACCCGAAGACCTCGAGGTGGTGGTGGCGAACATTTGTATTATGACAGAATACGAATGAACCTAGAGGCCACCTGTATAAAATGGGACATGCTGGGCACCCCGGCCTATGTTGGCGAACTGGCCGAACGTTTGCCCGCGCGCGAGATAAATGCATTAACGCCGTTTTACCGCGACATCTCCATTAGTAATATTATTATTGAAAATGGCACCCACTTTTTAAAAATTTACGGCATTCCCGAATCCCCTCTTACCAATTTAACCATAGATAATGTTGATGCCAACTGCAGCAACCTGGCCATTATTCACGATGCTAAAAACGTAACGGTTAAAAACAGTAGCATCAAAACACCCGATTCGGTCATTGATGTTCTGGGCAGTAACAATATCCGTTTTGAAAAGGTAAATTTCAATATAAATGGCGCTAAATTGGAAAAACCAAGCGATATTTTGTTTCAAGATTGTAAAATCGAATAA
- the folK gene encoding 2-amino-4-hydroxy-6-hydroxymethyldihydropteridine diphosphokinase translates to MNAPNKFYIALGSNKGDKFANLQKAIDTIYTEIGHVSKISRVYKSPALGFDSDDFLNCCLELYSRFGPQETLGKLLGIETQMGRIRAEGVGYEARSIDLDIIFAEDFIVNTESLQVPHPEMEKRRFVLMPLNDIAEKVKHPISQKIVAVLLEECEDQSELVPINIWLKNPSKTFSFSNYNYIAIEGNIGAGKTSLANKIANDFNAKLILERFADNPFLPKFYEDANRYAFALEMSFLADRYQQISDDLAQLDLFKDFIVSDYDVFKSLIFSKITLQEDEFMLYRKLFNLMYKDLKTPDLYVYLYQNTERLQENIKKRGREYEQNIANEYLEKINSGYLEFLKSQTDFNVKIIDVSEKDFVESRADYLWVLGEICGAQ, encoded by the coding sequence ATGAATGCACCTAACAAATTTTATATTGCCTTGGGCAGTAACAAGGGAGATAAGTTTGCAAACTTGCAAAAAGCCATTGATACTATTTACACAGAAATTGGTCATGTTTCTAAAATTTCAAGGGTTTACAAATCGCCTGCGTTGGGTTTTGATAGTGATGATTTTTTAAACTGTTGTTTGGAATTGTACAGTCGGTTTGGTCCTCAAGAAACTCTTGGAAAGTTGTTGGGTATTGAAACCCAGATGGGAAGAATTCGAGCTGAAGGAGTTGGCTACGAAGCGCGTTCCATAGATTTGGATATTATTTTTGCCGAAGATTTTATAGTTAATACCGAAAGCCTTCAGGTACCACACCCCGAAATGGAAAAAAGACGTTTTGTGCTGATGCCGCTTAACGATATTGCCGAAAAAGTGAAGCATCCAATTTCGCAGAAAATAGTAGCTGTTTTATTGGAAGAATGCGAAGACCAATCGGAATTAGTTCCTATAAATATATGGCTTAAAAACCCAAGTAAAACTTTCAGCTTTTCAAACTATAATTACATCGCTATTGAAGGTAATATTGGTGCGGGGAAAACCAGTTTGGCTAACAAAATAGCAAACGATTTTAATGCCAAGCTTATCCTAGAGCGCTTTGCAGATAACCCATTCTTACCTAAATTTTACGAAGATGCCAACCGTTATGCTTTTGCTCTGGAAATGTCTTTTCTGGCTGATCGCTATCAGCAAATAAGCGACGATTTGGCCCAACTTGACTTGTTCAAGGATTTTATTGTGAGTGATTATGATGTGTTTAAATCGCTAATTTTTTCGAAAATTACTTTACAGGAAGATGAATTTATGCTGTACCGGAAGTTATTCAATTTGATGTACAAAGATTTAAAAACGCCAGATCTATACGTATATCTCTATCAAAATACCGAAAGGTTACAGGAAAATATAAAGAAGCGCGGACGCGAATACGAACAAAATATTGCCAACGAGTATCTGGAAAAAATAAACTCGGGCTATTTGGAGTTCTTAAAATCGCAGACCGACTTTAACGTGAAAATCATTGACGTTTCTGAAAAAGATTTTGTCGAATCGAGAGCCGATTATCTGTGGGTTTTGGGCGAGATTTGTGGAGCGCAATAA
- a CDS encoding RNA methyltransferase: MRKLKNSELDRLSIDDFKNAKKTPIIIVLDNIRSLNNIGSVFRTSDAFLIEKIYLCGITAKPPHKDIHKTALGSTETVDWEYTEETLKAIEKLKAEGVKICSIEQAENATMLSDFKVVGNTKYALVFGNEVKGVAQNVVSASDQVIEIPQFGSKHSLNISVSCGVVVWDVFSKLSEIKQ; encoded by the coding sequence ATGCGAAAACTGAAAAACAGCGAATTAGACCGATTGAGTATCGACGACTTTAAAAATGCAAAAAAAACACCCATTATTATTGTGTTGGATAACATTAGAAGCCTTAACAACATTGGGTCGGTTTTTAGAACAAGTGACGCATTTTTAATTGAAAAAATTTACCTATGCGGCATTACCGCGAAACCGCCCCACAAAGACATACACAAAACAGCACTTGGCAGCACCGAAACCGTTGATTGGGAATATACCGAAGAAACTTTAAAGGCTATAGAAAAATTAAAAGCAGAAGGTGTAAAAATTTGTTCCATCGAACAAGCCGAAAATGCCACCATGCTTAGCGATTTTAAAGTTGTAGGCAACACCAAATATGCTTTGGTTTTTGGTAACGAAGTAAAAGGCGTTGCACAAAATGTAGTGTCTGCAAGTGACCAGGTTATAGAAATACCTCAATTTGGCAGCAAACACTCGTTGAATATCTCGGTGAGCTGCGGTGTTGTGGTTTGGGATGTTTTTAGTAAACTTTCTGAAATTAAACAGTAA
- a CDS encoding class I SAM-dependent methyltransferase — translation MTKRTKTPWPTKAVMEQIYDKHLWGGTDFDFYSGAGSHESNIVNPYLNSVISFLKSFEFPLTVCDLGCGDFNIGQHLTPYSQKYIAVDIVEKLIEHNKKRFHANNLEFYCLDISKDDIPQADCIILRQVLQHLSNSEIQNILKKLTSFKYIILTEHIPLGHFTPNVDIISGQGNRTKHHSGVNILEPPFNFNVKEEECLDQHHLENNKGKIVTTLYSVF, via the coding sequence GTGACAAAAAGAACAAAAACACCTTGGCCAACCAAAGCAGTAATGGAGCAGATTTACGACAAACACCTTTGGGGCGGCACCGATTTCGACTTTTATTCTGGCGCAGGCTCACATGAGTCTAATATTGTTAATCCGTATTTAAACTCCGTAATTTCCTTTTTAAAATCTTTTGAGTTCCCTTTGACTGTTTGCGATTTGGGCTGCGGCGATTTTAATATCGGGCAACACCTAACGCCATATTCCCAAAAATATATAGCCGTCGATATTGTAGAAAAACTGATTGAACATAATAAAAAACGTTTTCACGCTAATAACTTAGAGTTCTATTGTCTCGATATTTCAAAAGACGATATTCCGCAAGCTGATTGTATCATTTTAAGACAAGTACTTCAACATTTGTCCAACTCTGAAATTCAAAATATCTTAAAAAAATTGACTTCATTTAAATACATCATTTTAACAGAGCACATTCCTTTAGGTCATTTTACGCCCAATGTCGACATTATTTCCGGGCAAGGCAATCGTACAAAACACCATAGTGGTGTTAATATTTTAGAACCACCTTTTAATTTTAATGTTAAAGAAGAAGAGTGCCTCGACCAACACCATTTAGAAAACAACAAAGGCAAAATAGTTACCACATTGTACAGTGTTTTTTAA
- a CDS encoding DUF3365 domain-containing protein: MPRVAEKILKLYPNDLAMGYTENQIRAIWSIAFNTAKNRLTLF; the protein is encoded by the coding sequence ATGCCTAGAGTAGCTGAAAAAATTTTAAAACTTTACCCAAATGATTTGGCTATGGGCTATACCGAAAACCAAATAAGAGCTATTTGGAGTATTGCTTTCAATACGGCAAAAAACAGATTAACACTTTTTTAG
- a CDS encoding RNA polymerase sigma factor RpoD/SigA, producing the protein MRQLKITKQVTNRESKSLDKYLQDISKIPLITAEEEVELAQRIKKGDQKALDKLTTANLRFVVSVSKQYQNQGLKLPDLINEGNAGLVKAAKRFDETRGFKFISYAVWWIRQAILQALAEQSRIVRLPLNKIGSINKINKAYSHLEQTHERAPSAHEIANNLDLTESNVKQSMKISGRHVSMDAPLKDGEDFSLYDVVKTEEMPSPDSDLIQDSLNVEVNRALDTLSEKEAEVIRHYYGISKKHPMSLQEIGDAFGLTRERVRQIKEKGIRRLRHTSKSKVLKTYLG; encoded by the coding sequence ATGAGGCAATTAAAAATAACAAAACAAGTTACCAATCGCGAATCGAAATCCTTAGACAAATACCTTCAAGACATAAGCAAAATACCATTAATTACCGCCGAGGAGGAGGTAGAATTAGCACAACGCATTAAAAAAGGAGACCAAAAAGCATTGGACAAGCTTACAACCGCTAATTTACGTTTTGTTGTTTCCGTCTCAAAACAATACCAAAACCAAGGTTTAAAATTGCCCGATTTAATCAACGAAGGCAATGCTGGACTGGTAAAAGCAGCCAAACGCTTCGACGAAACCCGTGGTTTTAAATTTATTTCCTATGCTGTTTGGTGGATTCGTCAAGCAATTCTTCAAGCTTTAGCCGAACAATCTCGAATAGTTAGATTACCTTTGAACAAAATTGGATCTATAAATAAAATCAACAAGGCTTATTCGCATTTAGAACAAACACACGAAAGAGCGCCAAGCGCCCATGAAATTGCCAACAATTTAGACCTTACGGAAAGTAATGTTAAGCAATCGATGAAAATTTCGGGCCGTCATGTATCTATGGATGCACCATTAAAGGATGGCGAAGATTTCAGTTTGTACGATGTGGTAAAAACGGAAGAGATGCCGAGCCCCGATTCAGATTTAATTCAAGATTCTTTGAATGTTGAGGTTAACCGTGCTTTAGATACCTTATCTGAAAAAGAAGCTGAAGTTATTAGACACTATTACGGGATAAGCAAAAAACACCCTATGAGCCTACAGGAAATAGGCGATGCCTTTGGATTGACCAGAGAGCGCGTAAGGCAAATAAAAGAAAAAGGGATTCGCAG